In Natronoarchaeum mannanilyticum, a genomic segment contains:
- a CDS encoding inorganic phosphate transporter, with amino-acid sequence MVTAWTLGANSNSPPFAPAIGANAIPTMRAAFLIGVLAALGAVTQGGSISETVGAGLILGVDFTALAAAAGLLTAATFMGIGIYSGYPIPAAFATTGAMVGVGLSLGGDPAYATYRRIGTFWVMVPVMSGSVAYGTATLLRRDDVPDRVGVPLLAAIVGAILANVRIGVIPDPTAEQGTLARLAARWTWSGPQIAAGYDLGMALATVALGVGAFLWLRRRMERSVEQGIRTFLLVLGSVVAYSSGGSQVGLATGPLEFLFSEQLGLPGIVLLVMGGTGILAGAWMGAPRLLQATAREYAQLGVRRSIAALVPGFIIAQLAIALGIPISFNNIILSGVIGGGLSAGSAGVSRRKIGVTLLFWVLTLVSSMLLGFGLYRVLSAGLGVA; translated from the coding sequence ATGGTGACGGCGTGGACGCTCGGCGCCAACAGCAACTCGCCGCCGTTCGCGCCCGCGATCGGCGCCAACGCGATCCCGACGATGCGGGCGGCGTTCCTGATCGGCGTGCTGGCGGCGCTGGGCGCCGTCACCCAGGGCGGGAGCATCTCCGAAACCGTGGGCGCCGGGCTGATCCTCGGCGTCGACTTCACCGCGCTGGCCGCCGCGGCGGGACTCCTGACCGCCGCGACGTTCATGGGAATCGGCATCTACTCGGGGTACCCGATTCCCGCGGCGTTCGCGACCACGGGCGCGATGGTCGGCGTCGGCCTCTCGCTGGGCGGCGACCCGGCGTACGCGACCTACCGGCGGATCGGGACGTTCTGGGTCATGGTGCCGGTCATGTCGGGGAGCGTCGCCTACGGCACCGCGACGCTGCTGCGCCGCGACGACGTGCCCGACCGCGTCGGCGTCCCGCTGCTCGCCGCGATCGTCGGCGCGATCCTCGCGAACGTCCGGATCGGCGTGATTCCCGATCCGACGGCCGAGCAGGGCACCCTCGCCCGCCTGGCGGCGCGGTGGACCTGGAGCGGCCCGCAGATCGCTGCGGGCTACGACCTGGGGATGGCGCTGGCGACCGTCGCGCTGGGCGTCGGAGCGTTCCTCTGGCTCCGCCGCCGGATGGAGCGGTCGGTCGAGCAGGGGATCCGCACGTTCCTGCTCGTGCTGGGCAGCGTGGTCGCGTACTCCAGCGGCGGCAGCCAGGTCGGGCTGGCGACCGGGCCGCTGGAGTTCCTGTTCAGCGAACAGTTGGGACTGCCGGGGATCGTCCTGCTGGTGATGGGCGGGACGGGCATCCTCGCGGGCGCCTGGATGGGCGCGCCGCGGCTCCTGCAGGCGACCGCCCGGGAGTACGCCCAGCTCGGGGTGCGCCGCTCGATCGCCGCGCTGGTGCCCGGCTTCATTATCGCGCAGCTGGCGATCGCGCTCGGCATCCCCATCTCGTTCAACAACATCATCCTCTCGGGGGTGATCGGCGGCGGCCTCTCGGCGGGATCGGCGGGCGTCTCCCGGCGGAAGATCGGCGTCACCCTGCTGTTCTGGGTGCTGACGCTCGTCAGCTCGATGTTGCTCGGATTCGGGCTCTACAGGGTGCTGTCGGCGGGGCTCGGCGTCGCCTGA
- a CDS encoding universal stress protein — MTDDTVLVALIGRPFDADALARATERFPDAELVVLAVVTPLDAPFSEGQLLSPTDDRFLQARRRAENLVERVRESSGAGDASLDDVEIAVAQGRPAPVVANRAERLDADRIVVGARDQSRLADYLLGDGVGDAIADRASVPVTVVEVDQATPSPADSTL; from the coding sequence ATGACCGACGACACGGTGCTCGTCGCGCTGATCGGGCGCCCGTTCGACGCCGACGCGCTCGCCCGAGCGACCGAGCGGTTCCCCGACGCCGAGCTGGTGGTGCTCGCGGTGGTGACGCCGCTGGACGCTCCCTTCAGCGAGGGCCAACTGCTCTCGCCGACCGACGATCGGTTCCTGCAGGCGCGCCGCCGCGCCGAGAACCTGGTCGAGCGCGTCCGGGAGAGTTCGGGGGCCGGTGATGCGTCGCTCGACGACGTCGAGATCGCCGTCGCGCAGGGCCGCCCCGCCCCGGTCGTCGCCAATCGGGCCGAGCGTCTCGACGCCGATCGGATCGTCGTCGGCGCTCGCGACCAGTCGCGGCTGGCGGACTACCTGCTGGGCGACGGCGTCGGCGACGCGATCGCGGATCGGGCGTCCGTTCCGGTCACCGTCGTCGAGGTCGATCAGGCGACGCCGAGCCCCGCCGACAGCACCCTGTAG
- a CDS encoding DUF7124 domain-containing protein, whose amino-acid sequence MNGGGDGEMTLAFDLSALQELADPERVFDDARRWSKYVGVVSEKPTYVVTNFTRKNRIRQDFFSGPRGKAESLESVGDQFDTPRHVYVGTNDEDRELAEAAGWEYLPIEDAAEAAEWTLDEDAEPEPAEQDEQRDDWP is encoded by the coding sequence ATGAACGGCGGCGGAGACGGCGAGATGACGCTCGCCTTCGACCTTTCGGCGCTGCAGGAGCTGGCCGACCCCGAGCGCGTGTTCGACGACGCGCGACGGTGGAGCAAGTACGTCGGCGTCGTCTCGGAGAAGCCGACCTACGTCGTGACGAACTTCACCCGGAAGAACCGCATCCGCCAGGACTTCTTCTCGGGGCCGCGCGGCAAGGCCGAGAGCCTGGAGAGCGTCGGCGACCAGTTCGACACGCCCCGGCACGTCTACGTCGGCACGAATGACGAGGACCGCGAGCTCGCCGAGGCGGCCGGCTGGGAGTACCTGCCGATCGAGGACGCCGCGGAAGCCGCCGAGTGGACGCTGGACGAGGACGCCGAACCCGAGCCGGCCGAACAGGACGAGCAGCGCGACGACTGGCCGTAG
- a CDS encoding site-2 protease family protein, producing the protein MVSLVWIAAGVLGYWVLLQLLADRGWLPDYVGLQGPITTLHTQRGKILLNRLARYKRFWRAWSNLGVGVALVVMVGSFVMLILVGITAVMSPQPTAVNQPRNVLVIPGVNDFLPLSMAPEILFGLLVALVVHEGGHGLLCRVEDIEISSMGLATLSVIPIGAFVEPDEESQRAASRGGKTRMFAAGVTNNFAITLVAFALLFGPVAGAISVAPGAAVGAAMPGSGAEDADIGEGDRITALGGQPIEDNDDLRDRLANVSDREVSVTIDGDTERTVNRSLLVSGVTETGPVNVSTGDTITDVNGTAVYTQSGLESALEDREVATFTVEGEDETYETTAPAGSLARISEGGPLAAEGAEPGDSVVIVAVEGERVVSTDDLASAIDRHAVGDSVSVALYEGGERTTYDVELAEGSDGSPVVGVGIAPGISGVTVSDFGIQFYPAGQYLTALGGDGGEIAGGLDSLTDTFLGKAFLTLFLPFATISLGALFPFNFAGFKGPITNFYEIGGPLGAVDGVGFAVANVLFWIGWINVQVGFFNCVPAFPLDGGHILRTSTEAVVSRLPIDASYQLTKTVTTTVGLTMLASFLVVVFGPQLLS; encoded by the coding sequence ATGGTTTCGCTGGTCTGGATCGCCGCCGGGGTCCTCGGCTACTGGGTCCTCCTCCAACTGCTCGCCGATCGCGGCTGGCTGCCCGACTACGTCGGGCTGCAGGGCCCGATCACGACGCTGCACACCCAGCGCGGAAAGATCCTCCTGAACCGGCTCGCCCGGTACAAGCGCTTCTGGCGCGCCTGGTCGAACCTCGGCGTCGGCGTCGCTCTCGTGGTGATGGTCGGCTCGTTCGTGATGCTGATCCTGGTGGGGATCACCGCCGTCATGTCGCCCCAGCCGACCGCGGTCAACCAGCCCCGGAACGTGCTGGTGATCCCCGGCGTCAACGACTTCCTCCCCCTCTCGATGGCGCCCGAGATCCTGTTCGGTCTGCTGGTCGCGCTGGTCGTCCACGAGGGCGGCCACGGCCTGCTCTGCCGCGTCGAGGACATCGAGATCTCCTCGATGGGGCTGGCGACGCTCTCGGTCATCCCGATCGGCGCGTTCGTCGAACCCGACGAGGAGAGCCAGCGGGCGGCCAGCCGCGGCGGGAAGACGCGGATGTTCGCCGCCGGCGTCACGAACAACTTCGCGATCACGCTCGTCGCGTTCGCGCTGCTTTTCGGCCCGGTCGCGGGCGCGATCAGCGTCGCGCCGGGCGCCGCGGTCGGCGCGGCGATGCCGGGGTCGGGCGCCGAGGACGCCGACATCGGCGAGGGCGATCGGATCACCGCGCTCGGCGGCCAACCGATCGAGGACAACGACGACCTGCGCGACCGGCTCGCGAACGTCTCGGACCGCGAGGTGTCCGTCACGATCGACGGCGACACCGAGCGGACGGTGAACCGGTCGCTGCTGGTCAGCGGCGTCACCGAGACCGGCCCCGTCAACGTCTCGACGGGTGACACGATCACGGACGTCAACGGCACCGCCGTCTACACCCAGTCCGGCCTGGAGTCGGCACTCGAAGACCGCGAGGTGGCGACGTTCACCGTCGAGGGCGAGGACGAAACCTACGAGACGACCGCGCCCGCCGGCTCGCTCGCCCGGATCAGCGAGGGCGGGCCGCTCGCCGCCGAGGGCGCCGAGCCCGGCGACAGCGTCGTGATCGTCGCGGTCGAGGGCGAGCGGGTCGTCTCGACCGACGATCTCGCGTCGGCGATCGATCGCCACGCCGTCGGCGACTCGGTGTCCGTGGCCCTCTACGAGGGCGGCGAACGGACGACCTACGACGTCGAACTCGCCGAGGGTTCGGACGGCTCGCCGGTCGTCGGCGTCGGGATCGCGCCGGGAATCTCGGGCGTGACGGTCAGCGACTTCGGGATCCAGTTCTACCCCGCGGGCCAGTACCTGACCGCGCTCGGCGGCGACGGCGGCGAGATCGCCGGCGGGCTGGACTCGCTGACCGACACGTTCCTCGGGAAGGCGTTCCTGACGCTGTTCCTTCCGTTCGCGACGATCTCGCTGGGCGCGCTGTTCCCCTTCAACTTCGCGGGGTTCAAGGGGCCGATCACCAACTTCTACGAGATCGGCGGGCCGCTCGGCGCGGTCGACGGCGTCGGCTTCGCGGTCGCGAACGTGTTGTTCTGGATCGGCTGGATCAACGTCCAGGTCGGGTTCTTCAACTGCGTCCCGGCGTTCCCGCTGGACGGCGGGCACATCCTCCGGACCAGCACGGAGGCGGTCGTCTCGCGGCTGCCGATCGACGCCTCCTACCAGCTCACCAAGACCGTCACGACCACCGTCGGCCTGACGATGCTGGCGAGCTTCCTGGTCGTCGTGTTCGGGCCGCAGCTACTGTCCTGA
- a CDS encoding ArsA family ATPase: MPRHVFYGGKGGVGKTTCAAATALGYADRGAETLVVSTDPAHSLADSLEARVGAEPREIESGLWAAEVDPDERADKYRGAFEELFDDLSTLGLGLDDRDVDALLDAGLAPGGDEVAALDLLAEYESDDRFDRIVFDTAPTGHALRLLELPDVLSKGAETASGVRKRVKRMSDSVRSTFVPGYYYGRAGENGDEGFDDIAARMARASEVVRDPDRTEFRVVTIPETMAIHETRRLVERLGEIGVPVQSVVVNRVLEEIDEDCSRCRSRRERQRERVAEIRSRFESLDVRTLPELDGEARGRPALRELSDRLVGEP, encoded by the coding sequence GTGCCGAGACACGTCTTCTACGGCGGCAAGGGCGGCGTCGGCAAGACGACCTGCGCTGCCGCGACGGCGCTGGGCTACGCCGACCGCGGCGCGGAGACGCTGGTCGTTTCGACCGATCCGGCCCACTCGCTGGCGGACTCGCTGGAAGCCCGCGTCGGGGCCGAGCCCCGCGAAATCGAATCCGGACTGTGGGCCGCAGAGGTCGACCCCGACGAGCGCGCCGACAAGTATCGCGGCGCGTTCGAGGAGCTGTTCGACGACCTCTCGACGCTCGGGCTGGGGCTGGACGACCGCGACGTCGACGCGCTGCTGGACGCCGGACTCGCGCCGGGCGGCGACGAGGTCGCGGCGCTGGACCTGCTCGCGGAGTACGAGTCCGACGACCGCTTCGACCGGATCGTCTTCGACACGGCGCCGACGGGCCACGCGCTGCGCCTCCTGGAACTGCCCGACGTGCTCTCGAAGGGCGCCGAGACGGCCTCCGGCGTCCGCAAGCGCGTTAAGCGGATGTCAGATTCGGTGCGCAGCACGTTCGTCCCCGGCTACTACTACGGCCGCGCGGGTGAGAACGGCGACGAGGGGTTCGACGACATCGCGGCTCGGATGGCCCGCGCCAGCGAGGTCGTCCGCGATCCCGACAGGACCGAGTTCCGGGTCGTGACGATCCCCGAGACGATGGCGATCCACGAGACGCGCCGGCTGGTCGAGCGCCTCGGCGAGATCGGCGTCCCGGTGCAGTCGGTCGTCGTCAACCGCGTTCTGGAGGAGATCGACGAGGACTGTTCTCGGTGCCGCTCCCGCCGAGAGCGCCAGCGCGAGCGGGTCGCGGAGATCCGGTCTCGCTTCGAGAGCCTCGATGTCCGAACGCTTCCCGAACTCGACGGCGAGGCGCGCGGGCGTCCCGCGCTACGCGAGCTGTCGGATCGGCTCGTCGGCGAGCCGTAG
- a CDS encoding sulfatase: MSAPVDTYHMRDIVLVTIDSLRADHVGWHGYDRETTPTLDRRAADARTFSSAFAHACSTRPSFPSILTSSYALEHGGFERLSEGRTTLAEVLSGAGYRTAGFHSNLYLSADFGYDRGFDAFYDSRTDPSPAAKARNAVKRHLDSDGLVYRTLQRAFNATEKRAGVEIGSAYVDAADVTDLALEWVGEAAGDRDGPRFLWVHYMDVHHPYVPPAEHQRRFRDEPVSERDAIQLRRKMLEAPDDVTDRELDTIVDLYDAEIAYVDAEIGRLLDGIESRWGDDAVVAVTADHGEEFRDHGGFSHSATFYDEVLHVPLLVDDGSGNDDHDDLVGLLDLAPTLADYAGADRPDAFRGESLASMDEHDRDAVIAEWADTSDDSDDRRFAVRTEDWKLARLENGTERLFDLSADPDERTNLVTDEPEAAARLCDRLDDHEQLLAASGGEMASVSMDEDVKERLRDLGYQE; encoded by the coding sequence ATGAGCGCCCCGGTCGACACCTACCACATGCGCGACATCGTTCTCGTGACGATCGACTCGCTCCGGGCCGATCACGTCGGCTGGCACGGCTACGATCGCGAGACGACGCCGACGCTCGACCGGCGCGCCGCTGACGCGCGGACCTTTTCGAGTGCGTTCGCCCACGCCTGCTCGACGCGACCGTCGTTCCCGAGCATCCTGACCTCCTCGTACGCGCTGGAGCACGGCGGGTTCGAGCGCCTCTCCGAGGGCCGGACGACGCTGGCCGAGGTGCTATCGGGCGCGGGCTACCGGACCGCCGGCTTTCACTCGAACCTCTACCTCTCGGCGGACTTCGGCTACGACCGCGGGTTCGACGCGTTCTACGACTCGCGGACCGACCCCTCGCCGGCGGCGAAGGCGCGCAACGCCGTCAAGCGCCACCTCGACAGCGACGGGCTGGTCTACCGGACGCTCCAGCGCGCGTTCAACGCCACCGAGAAGCGCGCGGGCGTCGAGATCGGCTCGGCGTACGTCGACGCCGCCGACGTGACCGATCTCGCCTTGGAGTGGGTCGGGGAGGCCGCCGGGGATCGCGACGGCCCGCGATTTCTCTGGGTCCACTACATGGACGTCCACCACCCCTACGTCCCGCCCGCCGAGCACCAGCGGCGCTTCCGCGACGAGCCCGTCTCCGAGCGGGACGCGATCCAGCTGCGCCGGAAGATGCTGGAAGCACCTGACGACGTAACCGACCGGGAACTCGACACGATCGTCGACCTGTACGACGCCGAAATCGCCTACGTCGACGCCGAGATCGGGCGGCTGCTCGACGGCATCGAGTCGCGTTGGGGCGACGACGCCGTCGTCGCGGTCACCGCCGACCACGGCGAGGAGTTCCGCGATCACGGCGGGTTCAGCCACAGTGCAACGTTCTACGACGAGGTGTTGCACGTGCCGCTGCTCGTCGACGATGGCTCGGGAAATGACGACCACGACGACCTCGTCGGACTGCTGGATCTCGCGCCGACCCTCGCCGACTACGCCGGCGCCGACCGGCCCGACGCGTTCCGCGGGGAGAGCCTGGCGTCGATGGACGAGCACGACCGCGACGCCGTGATCGCGGAGTGGGCCGACACGAGCGACGATTCTGACGACCGGCGGTTCGCGGTCCGCACCGAGGACTGGAAGCTCGCTCGGCTGGAGAACGGTACCGAGCGGCTGTTCGACCTGTCGGCGGATCCCGACGAGCGCACGAACCTCGTTACGGACGAGCCCGAGGCGGCAGCGCGGCTCTGTGATCGGCTGGACGATCACGAGCAACTACTCGCGGCGTCGGGCGGGGAGATGGCGTCCGTCTCGATGGACGAGGACGTCAAGGAGCGGCTGCGCGATCTAGGGTACCAGGAGTGA
- a CDS encoding glycosyltransferase has protein sequence MTDASVIWFTPDKPEDISVGRRMIARHLRDEGFDVDLHGTTPGTVARCARSADSYDVLVGTTRAGAFAATVLAKVHGLPLVVDHVDPIRQFETTHPRWLSTPVRAAENASFRLADHLLYVYDEERERVERRADATKTALGLEYDRFASPEPDAVERARKELDARGVDGPVAIYVGGLEPIYGIETLLDAVARLEEWTLVVLGTGSLDEAVERADRRRDDVEHLGVVPHEAVPGYLRVADVGVSLVDDPHTLKVLEYAAAGIAVVQAAGRAEARFGDAVTYCQTTPEAVAAAIERADERGPSHEFREFVRQFDWARIAETYASVLRRVAGTPERTAPHGTAD, from the coding sequence ATGACCGACGCGTCGGTGATCTGGTTCACGCCGGACAAGCCCGAGGACATCAGCGTCGGCCGGCGGATGATCGCCCGCCATCTCCGAGACGAGGGGTTCGACGTCGACCTGCACGGCACGACGCCCGGGACCGTCGCTCGCTGCGCCCGATCCGCGGACTCGTACGACGTTCTCGTGGGGACGACCCGCGCCGGCGCGTTCGCGGCGACCGTCCTCGCGAAGGTCCACGGACTACCCCTCGTCGTCGATCACGTCGATCCGATCCGGCAGTTCGAGACGACCCACCCGCGGTGGCTCTCGACGCCCGTCCGCGCCGCCGAGAACGCGTCCTTCCGGCTCGCCGACCACCTCCTGTACGTCTACGACGAGGAGCGCGAGCGCGTCGAGCGCCGCGCCGACGCGACGAAGACGGCGCTCGGGCTGGAGTACGATCGGTTCGCCTCGCCCGAACCCGATGCGGTCGAGCGAGCGCGCAAGGAACTCGACGCTCGCGGCGTCGACGGCCCGGTCGCGATCTACGTCGGCGGGCTCGAACCGATCTACGGCATCGAGACGCTGCTCGACGCCGTCGCCCGGCTGGAGGAGTGGACGCTCGTGGTGCTGGGCACCGGCTCGCTGGACGAGGCGGTCGAACGCGCCGACCGACGCCGCGACGACGTCGAGCACCTCGGCGTCGTCCCCCACGAGGCGGTGCCGGGCTACCTGCGCGTCGCGGACGTCGGCGTCTCGCTCGTCGACGACCCGCACACGCTAAAAGTGCTGGAGTACGCGGCCGCCGGGATCGCCGTCGTGCAGGCTGCTGGCCGCGCGGAAGCGCGGTTCGGTGACGCCGTCACCTACTGCCAGACCACGCCCGAGGCCGTCGCGGCGGCGATCGAGCGGGCCGACGAGCGCGGCCCCTCCCACGAGTTTCGGGAGTTCGTCCGGCAGTTCGACTGGGCACGGATCGCCGAGACGTACGCGTCCGTGCTGCGGCGGGTAGCCGGAACGCCGGAGAGAACGGCTCCGCACGGCACCGCCGATTAA
- the aglG gene encoding glucosyl-dolichyl phosphate glucuronosyltransferase produces the protein MAVSVVVCTHSEDRYDDFSEAVESVLDQTHDPVEAVLVVDGDEDLYRRVDDDYGDDDRVVTHCNDRNRGLLESRNVGAELAGGDVVAFIDDDAVADERWLERLVDAYESEDAVAAGGKMTPLWVGEQPAYLPAEFYWLVGVTHRGFADGEGEVRNTFGSNISFRRDAFLELGGFDSAIGGRKGDRNLQGGETELCARLQAEYGEGVWYVPDAEVGHKVFEYRTDPLWLVERAFWQGYSKRAMETLVEESGDEEGEFLGRLVTEYLPERARRLARSPSASELVQIVSIVAFTGLVGMGYVYGLLRYR, from the coding sequence CTGGCGGTCTCGGTCGTCGTCTGCACTCACTCCGAGGACCGGTACGACGACTTCTCGGAGGCCGTCGAGAGCGTCCTCGACCAGACCCACGACCCGGTCGAGGCTGTTCTCGTCGTCGACGGCGACGAGGACCTGTACCGCCGGGTCGACGACGACTACGGCGACGACGATCGGGTCGTGACCCACTGTAACGACCGGAACCGCGGGCTGCTGGAGAGCCGGAACGTCGGCGCAGAGTTGGCGGGCGGCGACGTCGTCGCGTTCATCGACGACGACGCAGTCGCGGACGAGCGCTGGCTGGAACGGCTCGTCGACGCGTACGAGTCGGAGGACGCCGTCGCTGCGGGCGGCAAGATGACGCCGCTGTGGGTCGGCGAACAGCCCGCCTACCTGCCCGCTGAGTTCTACTGGCTCGTCGGGGTGACCCACCGCGGCTTCGCCGACGGCGAGGGCGAGGTCCGAAACACGTTCGGCTCGAACATCTCGTTCCGGCGCGACGCCTTCCTCGAGCTCGGCGGGTTCGACAGCGCGATCGGCGGCCGGAAGGGCGACCGGAACCTGCAGGGTGGCGAAACCGAGCTTTGCGCCCGCCTGCAGGCCGAGTACGGCGAGGGCGTCTGGTACGTCCCCGACGCCGAGGTGGGCCACAAGGTGTTCGAGTACCGCACCGACCCTCTCTGGCTCGTCGAACGGGCGTTCTGGCAGGGCTACTCCAAGCGGGCGATGGAGACGCTCGTCGAGGAGTCGGGCGACGAGGAGGGCGAGTTCCTGGGACGGCTGGTGACCGAGTACCTCCCCGAGCGAGCCCGGCGGCTCGCCCGCTCGCCGTCGGCGTCCGAACTGGTCCAGATCGTCTCGATCGTCGCGTTCACCGGGCTCGTCGGGATGGGCTACGTCTACGGCCTGCTGCGATACCGATGA
- a CDS encoding NAD(P)-dependent oxidoreductase translates to MSGDADSSSPTTAASDDGADPPTIAVTGAAGYIGSRVLVRLREAHPDWELVALDNGFRSKVDAVGDVAIEHVDVRDRRRLDAALEGADVVIHLAAVSGVDDCDEHPDLAYEVNVTGTSNVAWFCRRTGAGMIFPFSMAVVGDPETFPIPADHERDPMNWYGRTKLLGEDIVRDFADGAFPAHLFFKSNLYGEHEVDGRTVTKSTVINFFVNRAFSDEPLTVYEPGTQARNYVHVDDVARAYVLSVERLLAERADGRTGATVYPIASEEDPGVMMVARLVELIAREEADVDTDVELVENPRSDETLVEEFPIDGSRTRADLGWEPTRTIDESVRRLIRKKVEEVRATP, encoded by the coding sequence ATGAGCGGCGACGCCGATTCCTCCTCGCCGACGACCGCGGCGAGCGACGACGGAGCGGACCCGCCCACGATCGCGGTGACCGGCGCGGCGGGCTACATCGGCAGCCGCGTGCTGGTCCGACTCCGAGAGGCCCACCCCGACTGGGAACTCGTCGCGCTGGACAACGGGTTCCGCAGCAAGGTCGACGCCGTCGGCGACGTGGCGATCGAGCACGTCGACGTGCGCGACCGCCGCCGGCTCGACGCCGCGCTGGAGGGCGCAGACGTCGTGATCCACCTCGCCGCGGTCAGCGGCGTCGACGACTGCGACGAGCACCCCGACCTGGCGTACGAGGTGAACGTCACCGGGACGAGCAACGTCGCCTGGTTCTGCCGGCGGACGGGCGCCGGGATGATCTTCCCGTTCAGCATGGCGGTCGTCGGCGATCCCGAGACGTTCCCGATCCCGGCCGACCACGAGCGCGACCCGATGAACTGGTACGGGCGCACCAAGCTGCTGGGCGAGGACATCGTGCGGGACTTCGCGGACGGCGCGTTCCCCGCACACCTCTTCTTCAAGTCCAACCTCTACGGCGAGCACGAGGTCGACGGCCGGACCGTCACCAAGTCGACGGTGATCAACTTCTTCGTGAACCGGGCGTTCTCCGACGAGCCGTTGACCGTCTACGAGCCGGGGACGCAGGCGCGCAACTACGTCCACGTCGACGACGTGGCGCGGGCGTACGTCCTGAGCGTCGAGCGGCTGCTGGCCGAGCGCGCCGACGGCCGGACTGGCGCGACGGTGTACCCGATCGCCAGCGAAGAGGACCCGGGCGTGATGATGGTCGCCCGGCTCGTCGAGCTGATCGCCCGCGAGGAAGCCGACGTCGACACCGACGTCGAACTCGTCGAGAACCCCCGAAGCGACGAGACGCTGGTCGAGGAGTTCCCGATCGACGGCTCGCGGACGCGCGCCGACCTCGGGTGGGAGCCGACCCGGACGATCGACGAGTCGGTCCGGCGCCTGATCCGGAAGAAGGTCGAGGAGGTGCGGGCGACGCCGTGA
- a CDS encoding NAD(P)-dependent oxidoreductase produces the protein MRVLVTGGCGYIGSALVPRLVDDERVDEVVVLDSLDGGSPRALMGCVGDGLAFRRGDVREYGDVESAMRGADRVVHLAAITGAASTHGRREETFAVNRDGTENVLTAAGKLGVETVVFASSCNNYGRAASTEIDEETEQKPLNPYAESKVAGEKLLDDAADEYGFDATALRMSTNYGFAPGVRFNLVVNHFVFRALTDRPLTVYGDGDNWRPFVHVEDAARAYAHAVLRPDNWPERAYNVGADAENYRIADVAETVRDELGTDLEITYLEDEHPGPSYHVDFERLATTGFEPEWTLRDGVADLAERFRDRPTERATTPA, from the coding sequence GTGCGCGTGCTCGTTACGGGCGGCTGCGGCTACATCGGCAGCGCGCTCGTGCCCCGCCTCGTCGACGACGAGCGGGTCGACGAGGTCGTCGTTCTCGACTCGCTCGACGGGGGGTCGCCCCGGGCCCTGATGGGCTGCGTCGGCGACGGGCTCGCCTTCCGTCGCGGCGACGTCCGCGAGTACGGCGACGTCGAGAGCGCGATGCGGGGCGCCGATCGGGTGGTCCACCTCGCGGCGATCACCGGCGCGGCGAGCACGCACGGCCGGCGCGAGGAGACGTTCGCGGTCAACCGCGACGGCACCGAGAACGTGCTCACGGCGGCGGGGAAGCTCGGCGTCGAGACGGTCGTGTTCGCCTCCTCGTGCAACAACTACGGCCGCGCGGCGAGCACGGAGATCGACGAGGAAACCGAGCAGAAGCCGCTGAACCCCTACGCCGAGTCGAAGGTCGCCGGCGAAAAGCTGCTCGACGACGCCGCCGACGAGTACGGCTTCGACGCGACGGCGCTCCGGATGAGCACCAACTACGGCTTCGCGCCCGGCGTCCGGTTCAATCTCGTCGTCAACCACTTCGTGTTCCGCGCGCTGACCGACCGGCCCCTGACCGTCTACGGCGACGGCGACAACTGGCGCCCGTTCGTCCACGTCGAGGACGCCGCGCGGGCCTACGCTCACGCCGTCCTGCGGCCCGACAACTGGCCGGAGCGAGCGTACAACGTCGGCGCCGACGCGGAGAACTACCGCATCGCCGACGTCGCCGAGACCGTCCGCGACGAACTGGGGACCGACCTCGAGATCACCTACCTGGAGGACGAGCATCCCGGCCCGTCGTACCACGTCGACTTCGAGCGGCTCGCGACCACCGGATTCGAGCCCGAGTGGACGCTGCGGGACGGCGTCGCCGACCTCGCGGAGCGATTCCGCGATCGACCGACCGAGCGCGCCACCACGCCAGCATGA